The following is a genomic window from Lycorma delicatula isolate Av1 chromosome 6, ASM4794821v1, whole genome shotgun sequence.
aactataattaaatttattttaaaattctatatttaggTGTTGATGGATGCCACTGTAATGctgcattgaaataaaaattaataaacaaaaattaaattaataaataagcgtGCTTTAGCTTGCCAGTCACAATTGGTTAAGGTTAAGAAGTATAGCAGTATCTAAGTTTAGTGATCATGCAATACACCAAAATCTAATTTGTTCCAgtgtttaaaactaaaaaaaaaaagttacattacattaaatgtaattGTAGTAAATTGTGATTAGGCTGTTTGAATAACTAGGATAAGTGGTGATCATATGAGACCCAAATTATAAAGTTAGTTGGAACTTGTAAGCCTTCtaacaaggattttttttctttcttttgttgcaggtgtTACTGAGTCAGCATTATGAAAAGCAtcctattgttattttaaaagatgtGAAGTTTCAAGAATTAAAGTCCATGATGGACTATATGTATAGGGGGGAAGTAAACATATCTCAGGACCAGTTAGGAACTTTTTTAAAGGCAGCAGAGTCTTTACAAATTAAGGGCCTGTCAGATAGTGGAGGGGAAAATGATTCTAGAGATGTAGGATCGACAAATAAACGGCAAGAGGCGCCGCCCCCTCCTGCAACTAGAAAAGCCTCTGTTCCCACTTCCCAGCCTAGATCTCCTGCCGTAATACCTCAGTCTTCTTCAGGTCTAACAATCGAGCCTAGAAGGCAACCCCATGTAGTAGATATCCCACCAAGTAGCCCCCATAGATCAAGAGAAGGAAGTGTATCGCCAACTCCAAGAAAACGTAGAAGGCAGAGGAGGCCATCTCAGGGTGATGAAACTAACCAACTTAGTAGTGATAGTCATATAGATACAAGCAACTCATGTGATCTTCCAAGTCAGGCACAGTCCACTCCCGTTCCTACCATTCCTGCGACCATGACACCTGTTGTGCCCTCTTCTGCGCCTTCCACTATTAGTAAATCCATTGAATCGGAACAACCACCTCTAGAGACTGATCAATTGAATAGGTTAGGAACGAGTATAAATTCAACTGTTACTTTGGAATCTGGactgataaaagaaaaactggagCCAACTTCAGAAATCCTACTTGAACCGAAGACTGAGTACCTGGAAGATGTTAATAATGAGGATAGTGTAGAAGATTTGACtttggatgatgatgatgatatggaTGCTAGTGGAAATATGGATATGGCGAGACCTGGACCGTCCCACGTAGATTCTAATCAAAGTAAGTAACATGATTTTACCTTTTTTGCATTATTTGTATGTACTGGTTTATTGAAGTTACAACAGTGACATTTtgctcaaaaaaaagaaaaaaactcaaaactaaaGTAACAGTGTAAAGTGAAAATCTGCTCAGTGTAGTCTTGCACAAGTAGGCATTAGTCTTAGATAGTCCACAGATAGTGTGCAATTAGAAAGATCATGATCCATTCACATTATGATTTCATGAATTCTGTCCAACTATCAAGGTTGTAAATACACAATGGTCTGTGCATTAAGACCTTGATACATTGTAACAGACAGATTATCATTGTAAATGACCAACATGGTCAATCTCTGGttacatttctaaatttattacatttttaattacacattgcTAAATCTGTTGGAAGTCAAACTTATTGTATCAAATTCCaagatttaaaatagtttttttctatatGAGAGTCTGAATGAGGTTTACAATGAACAAAGCCCCGTATGGTTATcacaagattttctttttaatttagaactGCTAGTAAATTTTCAATCTTGTGTATTAACTtgtgtattaacgccaccgcatctacagctttatttaaaaaatctgatttcggtggaaaaaatgggccgatatagctTCGAAACagttgtttctttattaattttaataaattgttattttataaatttaaccaaacttaacctacgctcgctttgcaccctgactaattaacaggagtgttttgattatctaaatataatacatttttgcaggaattactgaatttattaaatactcaaaaaaaaaattacggtgttagtcaaggttagcgagcgaagtgagtgtaggttaagtttgattaaattatatttataaaataaataaatgtaaataacaatttattaaaattgagacTTCATTTTCCACTGAAGATTGactatatactttttaaataaagctgtagctgtggtggtgCTAATTTGCAAGTACCAAATTTACAAATCGGGAAAGGTTCTTcataaattttgctaaaaatttcgtaattttgcttgaacaaaaaatgtattaaaatttggtaaattaatttcagatttttattcgACTTCTTTTCACCTAGTTTTAGACCTTAATGGAAAAGATTTTAACCTAATGAACAATTGTGTTCAacctaatatgtaatttatttttgaaagattcACATAGtgcaaaagatttttaattttaacctaatgaacaattttgttcaacctaatatgtaatttattttgtgttaactGCAATATCTGCTAAAATagcttttaatttcaatataaagctatttatattatatctatttaagctatttaaattataagtttttataatttatcttcatagaaaatatttagattgataattttttacctaCATACAAAATGTTGGTAAATTTCTTATATGGACAATGGAGTTTTGCGAGATAGTGCCCTGACTACAGAACATAGTAAATACAAACTTGCCATTACAGCTGGGTCAGCTGATCAAATGCACTTGAAAGTTCCTAGCTTTACACTTTATAAATTAGgctgaaaataaattagataattttgaaaGATTCACATAgtgcaaaagattttttaaccTAATGAACAATTGTGTTCAAccttaatatgtaatttattttatgtgcaCTGCAATATCTGCTAAAAttgctttttcatttcaatataaagCTATCTATATTTATCCCttgagtttttataatttatcttcctataaaatatttaagattgataattttttacctagatataaaatgtttgtaaatttcttataTGGACATTGAGTTATGGTGAGATAGTGCCCCGACTACAAAACATAGTAAATACATACAAACTTGCCATTACAGCTGGGTCAGCTGATAAGATCAAATTCACTTGAAAGTTCGTAGTGCTTTACACTTAATAAATTAGGCTGAAAATAAATTGGGTAATTTTGAAAGATTCACATAGTGCAAAAGATTTTTACCTAATGAACAATTGTGTTTAacctaatatgtaatttattttatgtgcaCTGCAATATCTGCTAAAATagctttttcatttcaatataaaactatttatttataccttaaatctaaatttaagtttttataatttatctacatataaaatatttagcataatttacctatatttaaaatgtttgtaaatttcttataTGGACATTAAATTTTGTGAGTGCGCAGACTACAGAACATAGTAAATACAAACTTGCCATTACAGCTGGGTGAGCTGATGCTCAAATGCACTTGAAAGTTGCTAGCTTTACCCTAAACTTGTTGCACTgtgaaaactttattataaaattactaaaaaaaatattaaagtggaAGAAAGTTAAAAAGAGGCCATAATTATAGCAAATCGGGTCATTTTAATCTAAACGTAACTAGTGAAACTGCTAAActagatttcaaattttttgttatattataaaatgcaaGTATATGATTGCACAGAATCGTACTTATAGCACAACTATATAAAGGTTGTAATTACAATGTTAATCTctggttacatttttaatttcacgtTGCTAAATCTGTAGAAGCCCAAACTTATTGTATCTAATTCaaagatttaaaatgttttctcaaaatttgaatttaagaattttttctatgAGAATAAATTGAGGTTTACAATGAACAAAGCCTGTATGGTTATCAgatgttctttctttttaatttaaaactgccagtaaatttttaatcttttaaatttacgctacagctaatttaaataaagcctacagctttatttaaaaacaaagtagtcccATCttatttcggtggaaaatgggccgaagtttctttattaatttttataaatggttatttatatttattttataattataatttaaccaaacttaacttatgctcgcttcgctcgttaacccggactaattaacaggagtgttttaaTTTCTGTGCAGGCTTTACACCTTGGCAACATATACAGTCTGGAGACAGATCTGCCACAGATGAAGTATTTATGGCTGCACAAGAAGCAGTAGGTGCTCATAGAGACTCGCAAGGTAAGCACCAGTTTACCATTACTGTAATCTCGTGGCATCATCATGATAGCAGGCATTAGATGGTGCCACAGAGAACAATACTTGTGTGTAGctgaatttgataataaattttaaaaaccttaagcaagttctataaatttttaattttgaattttgattggTCTGCATTATAAGTATGCttgtgaaaaaattcaaaatgtccTTTCCATGTGAATGTGGACATATTGAATTCCACATGCATTAATCAAATTTGTTACACACAATTAGACATCTTTAACATGATTTCTGATAATTCCATATTTCATgttgaagaaatttaattagttttaagttaGTAATGTAAGTTGTGATAGGTAAGGCGCACATGGAATAATTGTATTAAACTCAGAATTTCTAATTGCCTAAGTgtaggttaaatatttatttacacattttattgaaTTCTGTGTGGGCCCAGCCTTCAATAGTTAGTAAATGGTTCTTCTTTTTCTGTCGCATGCTGTTGGTTAAGTGGTATATGGTAAAAGTTATGGGTATTTGCATCTACAAATCAGTTAAGCTTTTAACAttgtaaatatactaaatatataaataatatgcttAAAGTCTATAAAAATAGCTGTCGGTTAACTAAgggtaaaatcatttttattgggATGAAGAGGGTTGAAGAGAGAAGAGGATGCTGTTAAGAATGGTTGGTATTTTGTTGTAGCATTAAACTATTTTAGAAGGTGGAATAAATCTGTTCATTTCTCACtgtattaaattaatctaaatgaataatttattctgaatttaaagtaacatttattcCATCTTGTGTGGTCTGGAGTAGGAACACAGTGATCTAATTAAGAGTTAGCTGTATTCTTAATTCCTCCACATTATTTAGTATGGATAAGAATTACTAATCTAATCTAATTAGGGGCAATGTTAGTATGAATGGTAACTTTTAGATTCTCCTGATTTTTCTCCCATATCGGTATGTTTTATATATCCCATATCGTATGTTGGCTATATTTATTTAGCTGGGTTAACGGTAGTTGCTCATTACTTTAGCGTGTTTGTAGATCGTAATAGCGTTGACTAATTAAAGATCAATCTGCTCAAGTTAAGATGtctacaaaattgaatttttatgtatgCAGATACGGGAAAATAGTAATACGAGCTAGTGTATGTTGGTGCTGAGTATGCCATTCTTAAGCCGGAACAAATTTTACTATTGATTGATAAAgcattttaaagcattttcagttaTTCGTATCTGAATGTACATGTAAAATCGTTACCAAATGATGCGTCTACTTACGGTggaagtgtttttattaatttaattcgtggttttaatcctttttttctgaAGTCATCAAAAGTGGTTTTCTCCCTGTGGAGAATGCTGAAGAAAGGTGCCCGGATTGTTCTCAAGACAACAGTGAGTAAGTATTGGTAAACGGTATCggtaactttttttcttaaaattttaaatagtattaagttGTATAAAAAGTAGGGAGTAAAATTATATAGAGGATAAAATAGGAATGTAGTGtcccttttaagttaaaataggatttttaaacTATCAGAATAGGGCGATAATTGCTGGGAGTGGTTTTATAACACTTAGTTCAATTTTCTCAAAGAAACTTTTCAAATGGGCTgtgtagaatttaaataatttaacattattgtaGGTATTATTTATTCCAACATTATATCATGTAGGTATGGttagaaatatttatagttaatatgtaaaatgtataaaaatattcattctttctGTTAGAAAATTGGGAAAGTTGGGCATAGTGATATTAGCAAGTAGGGCATAGTAAATTAGCTAGCTCCCTCTGCAAATTACTACAGTAGGATGTTACTTTCCTGGAGGAGTTTTGTCAAAGTAggaaatttttcttgaattataaaCCAGTAGGATTGTAATGAAAGATTGTATGACTGGAATTGTATGCTTGTGTGGTGTTGTAGTTGAATAAAAAATGCTACAAAACTACTTTGATGAATGAGTTTTTAACTGGTTATTGCCAAAGTCAGTGTAAACTTAGGGCAAAATAGTAAGAGGTTGATAAGAAACTGGTGTTTTTTGGGCCTGTGCGTCCTGTTTTTGAAATGCAGGTATTTTCAGGCAATTGGTGTTTGGACTAGTGCCTTGGTTTTTCAGATACAGGTATCTTGTGCTAGTGCTGACGCCGTTGCTAAGCTGGTAGTAAGTATCGTCGGTCTTCTAGCTGCTCTCTGAAGAAAACAAAAAGGTATGGTGAAAATGCTACTAGTCTGAAGAGTGTTAAGAAagtttgataacattttatttcaaaaccgtAATTTGTTATTTGACTGCTAACTCTTCTGGCTTTTCAGTATTATCTTTATGGTTAAAAATATTATGCTTGGAGgggtattatttttgaaaaattctgatattgtaatgaaatttaaatagataaaatccagatttttttaaactccctacacaatcaaaaatataaaaaaatgagtgatCCTTTAATCGCGTGTTCGGGttgtttatagaaattaaaaatgtagaaattagtAAAACGTTAATTTGCTTTTTGCAGAAATATTGCTGCTGTACATACAGATGAATGGGTGGGGGGGTGGTAGGTAAAATTTAATGCCAATAGCCCCCTCCAAATGTTTTGCTACGTAATAGTATAATTGTAATAAacgcattttaaaaaattgggttaatttgtattgtaattaaCGCAAGTGAAATTGCATAGTGTTAATCTGCCCGAAATTACGTTTTCGTAAATGgctttttgtttataacaaacaaaaatccagACTAGTTTGCGCGAAACCGTGTCTGTGATAATTGTCTGTACAGGATAGAAATCGGTAATGCACGTAGAATTTTCGATTTCATGAATATCTATACTAGGTTTTAAATGGCCGACAAAGTTGTGAAACTATATTTCCGCTAAAATATGGCATCATAAATTTAATGTACGCAAAGAAACTGTTACAGGGTTCACTAAAATTTATCAATCCTTAAATACACAGTAAAATTTTGCGCCGGGGCTTAATATCATAGTTGACGCGTACCCCTTATTAGCTTGCTGAAGTGTACTCTCAACCAggcttccggtgtgccgaaaaaATATAAGGGGAAGTTGAGGCTATAAATTGCTAGTAAGTTTTTTCGCGTTGACAGTTGACACTAATTTCAATTTAGTGGCGTCCAGTAACCCAAACCGGTTTTGATAAGCAAATTTACAGAATGCATTCGACTATTTTTCTGAGCAGAAAATTCTTTTCCCTGTATTGCTAGCCGCGAAGCTAAATTCAGGCTACCTTAATTTAACAAATCGAATTGAGAGTTCTGGAAACGGCCCTAAGAACTTGTGAAAACTTGCCTGATTGTTTTAAATTCCGGACCGGAGAGTAATTTAATCGAAGGTTAAATTAATCGATTGTTCATGGTTAACGCCGCAGCACGAGTGGCCAAACCATGATGTGCGTGCGCTACTGGTGGGCGGTTACAGTAAACCTCGTTTGAGCATTAGTGCTACTTAGGTTTTCCTTCGTTCCTGGCTTGGCCGTTTGGTCGTTAAAAACCGCGAATTTTCTCGATTATTCATTCTCTTTCATTATTCAtcgtataatgtaaaaaaactgaCCTCAAGTTCACATCGTGACTAGGAATATGTTACGGTCAGGCCAGTACGTATATCTTGTGATATCGACAATAGACGATTGTTCTAAAAGACGATTACAATAACGATTGTAATGCTTGAAACATTACGATCAGAGTACGTTGTATTGAAAACTAAAGCGCGTTTAACCACCGTATTTATTTGTGCCCGTCTTCcctttctaaacattttattgcagaaagtattttacaattttataattttgacggTCGAATGAATTcgtttgtgtatgtatatttgtgtagaacaataaaaaaactattgacGACCGACGATACCATTGCAAgcaagttaatgatttttttgttaaatgaaattttagattaaattaagaCTACTGACGACACTACCATggcaagttaattttttaaattaaattgtacgtataAAACATGAGAATTAAAGGTAAAGGTAAAGGTAAAGGTAAATGGTGGTATAGTAACAAAACTGTGAACATTGTTAAAGTATTTATAGTAAGCATAATAAACCTACGCCAAAGTTCGCCTGCAGGTTTGAGATGAAGCAATCTGTCTGAGAAGTTAAAAATCAAGACTTGTTTGTCGAACAAAGATTAAATTTGAAAGGTAAGTTGTGAAAATATTATCTgttaaagattgaaaaatttgCACTAATCTAATAAGatcaaatttaatgaataagAATTATGGGAATTCAAAGGGCACTTTGATCCTAAAGAA
Proteins encoded in this region:
- the LOC142327137 gene encoding uncharacterized protein LOC142327137 isoform X9, whose amino-acid sequence is MAADQQFCLRWNNHQSTLISVFDTLLASGQLVDCTLAAEGQYLKAHKVVLSACSPYLEVLLSQHYEKHPIVILKDVKFQELKSMMDYMYRGEVNISQDQLGTFLKAAESLQIKGLSDSGGENDSRDVGSTNKRQEAPPPPATRKASVPTSQPRSPAVIPQSSSGLTIEPRRQPHVVDIPPSSPHRSREGSVSPTPRKRRRQRRPSQGDETNQLSSDSHIDTSNSCDLPSQAQSTPVPTIPATMTPVVPSSAPSTISKSIESEQPPLETDQLNRLGTSINSTVTLESGLIKEKLEPTSEILLEPKTEYLEDVNNEDSVEDLTLDDDDDMDASGNMDMARPGPSHVDSNQSFTPWQHIQSGDRSATDEVFMAAQEAVGAHRDSQGSIVQEYVNKPYLSKRNQFHCDKCNKGYNSYVGIRLHKRVYCGKKPKHQCPECSHWFYQFGHMKSHMTLVHNIVLPLKRKKTVCLE
- the LOC142327137 gene encoding uncharacterized protein LOC142327137 isoform X10, whose protein sequence is MAADQQFCLRWNNHQSTLISVFDTLLASGQLVDCTLAAEGQYLKAHKVVLSACSPYLEVLLSQHYEKHPIVILKDVKFQELKSMMDYMYRGEVNISQDQLGTFLKAAESLQIKGLSDSGGENDSRDVGSTNKRQEAPPPPATRKASVPTSQPRSPAVIPQSSSGLTIEPRRQPHVVDIPPSSPHRSREGSVSPTPRKRRRQRRPSQGDETNQLSSDSHIDTSNSCDLPSQAQSTPVPTIPATMTPVVPSSAPSTISKSIESEQPPLETDQLNRLGTSINSTVTLESGLIKEKLEPTSEILLEPKTEYLEDVNNEDSVEDLTLDDDDDMDASGNMDMARPGPSHVDSNQSFTPWQHIQSGDRSATDEVFMAAQEAVGAHRDSQGSIVPNHQLLFEEMCTVVPATKVNQCNKCGKVYKTYDGLKSHKRYYCGLKPKYQCPQCMKLFYQSVNMRSHLAAVHKIYEIM
- the LOC142327137 gene encoding uncharacterized protein LOC142327137 isoform X12, translated to MAADQQFCLRWNNHQSTLISVFDTLLASGQLVDCTLAAEGQYLKAHKVVLSACSPYLEVLLSQHYEKHPIVILKDVKFQELKSMMDYMYRGEVNISQDQLGTFLKAAESLQIKGLSDSGGENDSRDVGSTNKRQEAPPPPATRKASVPTSQPRSPAVIPQSSSGLTIEPRRQPHVVDIPPSSPHRSREGSVSPTPRKRRRQRRPSQGDETNQLSSDSHIDTSNSCDLPSQAQSTPVPTIPATMTPVVPSSAPSTISKSIESEQPPLETDQLNRLGTSINSTVTLESGLIKEKLEPTSEILLEPKTEYLEDVNNEDSVEDLTLDDDDDMDASGNMDMARPGPSHVDSNQSFTPWQHIQSGDRSATDEVFMAAQEAVGAHRDSQDRRSSASYPGSTERRAHCPDCGKSYSRPDSLVRHQRYECNKEPQFQCPYCPRRMRLRHNLRSHIYNVHHTTTLPNAV
- the LOC142327137 gene encoding uncharacterized protein LOC142327137 isoform X8: MAADQQFCLRWNNHQSTLISVFDTLLASGQLVDCTLAAEGQYLKAHKVVLSACSPYLEVLLSQHYEKHPIVILKDVKFQELKSMMDYMYRGEVNISQDQLGTFLKAAESLQIKGLSDSGGENDSRDVGSTNKRQEAPPPPATRKASVPTSQPRSPAVIPQSSSGLTIEPRRQPHVVDIPPSSPHRSREGSVSPTPRKRRRQRRPSQGDETNQLSSDSHIDTSNSCDLPSQAQSTPVPTIPATMTPVVPSSAPSTISKSIESEQPPLETDQLNRLGTSINSTVTLESGLIKEKLEPTSEILLEPKTEYLEDVNNEDSVEDLTLDDDDDMDASGNMDMARPGPSHVDSNQSFTPWQHIQSGDRSATDEVFMAAQEAVGAHRDSQGLLIQTFDSLQTFTYKKNLFNCEKCNKGYNSVEGFKLHKRVYCGMKPKHQCPECSHWFYQLGHMRTHMTLVHNIVVPYKRKKNFWC
- the LOC142327137 gene encoding uncharacterized protein LOC142327137 isoform X4 — its product is MAADQQFCLRWNNHQSTLISVFDTLLASGQLVDCTLAAEGQYLKAHKVVLSACSPYLEVLLSQHYEKHPIVILKDVKFQELKSMMDYMYRGEVNISQDQLGTFLKAAESLQIKGLSDSGGENDSRDVGSTNKRQEAPPPPATRKASVPTSQPRSPAVIPQSSSGLTIEPRRQPHVVDIPPSSPHRSREGSVSPTPRKRRRQRRPSQGDETNQLSSDSHIDTSNSCDLPSQAQSTPVPTIPATMTPVVPSSAPSTISKSIESEQPPLETDQLNRLGTSINSTVTLESGLIKEKLEPTSEILLEPKTEYLEDVNNEDSVEDLTLDDDDDMDASGNMDMARPGPSHVDSNQSFTPWQHIQSGDRSATDEVFMAAQEAVGAHRDSQGKKIQPETFQNNGDTTTRLRASQTATKMNAQTYPCMKCNKIYHYKHHLYRHITFECGKEPQFQCPYCPKRCTHNYNLRTHIANMHTSKFDYLL
- the LOC142327137 gene encoding uncharacterized protein LOC142327137 isoform X11: MAADQQFCLRWNNHQSTLISVFDTLLASGQLVDCTLAAEGQYLKAHKVVLSACSPYLEVLLSQHYEKHPIVILKDVKFQELKSMMDYMYRGEVNISQDQLGTFLKAAESLQIKGLSDSGGENDSRDVGSTNKRQEAPPPPATRKASVPTSQPRSPAVIPQSSSGLTIEPRRQPHVVDIPPSSPHRSREGSVSPTPRKRRRQRRPSQGDETNQLSSDSHIDTSNSCDLPSQAQSTPVPTIPATMTPVVPSSAPSTISKSIESEQPPLETDQLNRLGTSINSTVTLESGLIKEKLEPTSEILLEPKTEYLEDVNNEDSVEDLTLDDDDDMDASGNMDMARPGPSHVDSNQSFTPWQHIQSGDRSATDEVFMAAQEAVGAHRDSQEYDIESMQECFICHKCNVQYTHKRSLLRHLRFECGKAPQFQCSYCGHKARHKFHLRNHMFICKCNPMYTQNKVAFQYP
- the LOC142327137 gene encoding uncharacterized protein LOC142327137 isoform X13, yielding MAADQQFCLRWNNHQSTLISVFDTLLASGQLVDCTLAAEGQYLKAHKVVLSACSPYLEVLLSQHYEKHPIVILKDVKFQELKSMMDYMYRGEVNISQDQLGTFLKAAESLQIKGLSDSGGENDSRDVGSTNKRQEAPPPPATRKASVPTSQPRSPAVIPQSSSGLTIEPRRQPHVVDIPPSSPHRSREGSVSPTPRKRRRQRRPSQGDETNQLSSDSHIDTSNSCDLPSQAQSTPVPTIPATMTPVVPSSAPSTISKSIESEQPPLETDQLNRLGTSINSTVTLESGLIKEKLEPTSEILLEPKTEYLEDVNNEDSVEDLTLDDDDDMDASGNMDMARPGPSHVDSNQSFTPWQHIQSGDRSATDEVFMAAQEAVGAHRDSQDGIIYRPRFSCELCFKTYSRKESLHRHLRYECGKAPAFQCPFCPKRTNRKDGLVSHITHRHNDTIL
- the LOC142327137 gene encoding uncharacterized protein LOC142327137 isoform X20, which translates into the protein MAADQQFCLRWNNHQSTLISVFDTLLASGQLVDCTLAAEGQYLKAHKVVLSACSPYLEVLLSQHYEKHPIVILKDVKFQELKSMMDYMYRGEVNISQDQLGTFLKAAESLQIKGLSDSGGENDSRDVGSTNKRQEAPPPPATRKASVPTSQPRSPAVIPQSSSGLTIEPRRQPHVVDIPPSSPHRSREGSVSPTPRKRRRQRRPSQGDETNQLSSDSHIDTSNSCDLPSQAQSTPVPTIPATMTPVVPSSAPSTISKSIESEQPPLETDQLNRLGTSINSTVTLESGLIKEKLEPTSEILLEPKTEYLEDVNNEDSVEDLTLDDDDDMDASGNMDMARPGPSHVDSNQSFTPWQHIQSGDRSATDEVFMAAQEAVGAHRDSQGLKLHGN
- the LOC142327137 gene encoding uncharacterized protein LOC142327137 isoform X1, yielding MAADQQFCLRWNNHQSTLISVFDTLLASGQLVDCTLAAEGQYLKAHKVVLSACSPYLEVLLSQHYEKHPIVILKDVKFQELKSMMDYMYRGEVNISQDQLGTFLKAAESLQIKGLSDSGGENDSRDVGSTNKRQEAPPPPATRKASVPTSQPRSPAVIPQSSSGLTIEPRRQPHVVDIPPSSPHRSREGSVSPTPRKRRRQRRPSQGDETNQLSSDSHIDTSNSCDLPSQAQSTPVPTIPATMTPVVPSSAPSTISKSIESEQPPLETDQLNRLGTSINSTVTLESGLIKEKLEPTSEILLEPKTEYLEDVNNEDSVEDLTLDDDDDMDASGNMDMARPGPSHVDSNQSFTPWQHIQSGDRSATDEVFMAAQEAVGAHRDSQGLFQLISGFEAQPLQSFKDELTPQQHEDQQQLVLCTKTISDVNQTSFSVYTCINCGKMYKYKQSLNLHQRVFCGKEPNIQCQFCPKKCYRNRDYEAHVFQSHPTQIKHLDKFRLRRVNNV
- the LOC142327137 gene encoding uncharacterized protein LOC142327137 isoform X5, which encodes MAADQQFCLRWNNHQSTLISVFDTLLASGQLVDCTLAAEGQYLKAHKVVLSACSPYLEVLLSQHYEKHPIVILKDVKFQELKSMMDYMYRGEVNISQDQLGTFLKAAESLQIKGLSDSGGENDSRDVGSTNKRQEAPPPPATRKASVPTSQPRSPAVIPQSSSGLTIEPRRQPHVVDIPPSSPHRSREGSVSPTPRKRRRQRRPSQGDETNQLSSDSHIDTSNSCDLPSQAQSTPVPTIPATMTPVVPSSAPSTISKSIESEQPPLETDQLNRLGTSINSTVTLESGLIKEKLEPTSEILLEPKTEYLEDVNNEDSVEDLTLDDDDDMDASGNMDMARPGPSHVDSNQSFTPWQHIQSGDRSATDEVFMAAQEAVGAHRDSQGNTRFNKLLENISEENISAVTVGLLSKSEHSLHDSEKRKRCRLCYKHLSEVYGRKYAQDKCRKVSTICLGCNLQICKSCFFATHSVNKL
- the LOC142327137 gene encoding uncharacterized protein LOC142327137 isoform X2, whose amino-acid sequence is MAADQQFCLRWNNHQSTLISVFDTLLASGQLVDCTLAAEGQYLKAHKVVLSACSPYLEVLLSQHYEKHPIVILKDVKFQELKSMMDYMYRGEVNISQDQLGTFLKAAESLQIKGLSDSGGENDSRDVGSTNKRQEAPPPPATRKASVPTSQPRSPAVIPQSSSGLTIEPRRQPHVVDIPPSSPHRSREGSVSPTPRKRRRQRRPSQGDETNQLSSDSHIDTSNSCDLPSQAQSTPVPTIPATMTPVVPSSAPSTISKSIESEQPPLETDQLNRLGTSINSTVTLESGLIKEKLEPTSEILLEPKTEYLEDVNNEDSVEDLTLDDDDDMDASGNMDMARPGPSHVDSNQSFTPWQHIQSGDRSATDEVFMAAQEAVGAHRDSQDIQNRLFPSKWSSLLPNSIVRSYFPGENVCQNCGKSYRYQRGLRQHQRYECGKEPMFKCPYCPKKCSQPVNLRSHIKRCKNLHDLTANTESDALSKKYISERSTKILSFYSQ
- the LOC142327137 gene encoding uncharacterized protein LOC142327137 isoform X6, with translation MAADQQFCLRWNNHQSTLISVFDTLLASGQLVDCTLAAEGQYLKAHKVVLSACSPYLEVLLSQHYEKHPIVILKDVKFQELKSMMDYMYRGEVNISQDQLGTFLKAAESLQIKGLSDSGGENDSRDVGSTNKRQEAPPPPATRKASVPTSQPRSPAVIPQSSSGLTIEPRRQPHVVDIPPSSPHRSREGSVSPTPRKRRRQRRPSQGDETNQLSSDSHIDTSNSCDLPSQAQSTPVPTIPATMTPVVPSSAPSTISKSIESEQPPLETDQLNRLGTSINSTVTLESGLIKEKLEPTSEILLEPKTEYLEDVNNEDSVEDLTLDDDDDMDASGNMDMARPGPSHVDSNQSFTPWQHIQSGDRSATDEVFMAAQEAVGAHRDSQGPTLTLFDEEIKVFRTDNADSSWVGGRFYKCPKCSRRYGSKTGLNQHLRLECGVAPQFQCEECARKFHRKTSLKRHMLIHFHIPFSSIC